GCTGAGCGAGAGGCACCTAACAGGGATCTGCTTTGTTGCAGGAGACAAAGTCATCCCGCTTTGCCTTCCACAGTGCGGGGAATGCAGCTTCTGCCTGAATCCCGAATCCAACTACTGCCTGAAGTCCCAGTGAgtttgcttctccttcccctACACCTAAATGGGGTCGGCTGTCTCTCAACAAGTCTGACACCCCCACGGGTGCTTTGCTTGATGCAAAACAAATGCGTGTCCCTCCCAACAGTGTCTCTGAACCTCAAAACCTGCTGCCTGACAAGACCAGCCGGTTCACTTGCAAAGGGAAGCAGATCCACCACTTCCTCTGGGTCAGCACCTTTGCAGAATACACTGTGATGCCGGAGTACGCCGTTGCCAAGATAGATACTGCTGCACCTCTGGACAAAGTCTGCTTGCTCGGCTGTGGGTTTCCCACAGGCTATGGGGCTGCCATCAACACCGCCAAGGTTGGTATTCAGGCATGTCGAGCACAAGCAGCCCACGGCTGCCCTCGCACCCTCACCAACCCTGTGCAACAGAACCCTCCTTTTCACACTGGAGACTCACAGGGCCCCATGTCATGCAGGTGAAACCAGGCTCCACCTGCGCCATCTTTGGCCTGGGAGGAGTTGGCCTCTCTGTTGTCATGGGCTGCAAGGCAGCTGGAGCTTCCCGCATCATTGCCATTGATATCAACAAGGACAAATTTGCCAAGGCCAAGAAGCTGGGAGCCACCGACTGCATCAGTCCTCACGACTTCAAGAAGCCCATCCAGGAGGTGCTCACTGAGATGACCGGCCATGGCGTGGACTACTCCTTTGAGGCCATCGGGCATGTGGATACCTTAGTAAGTGACATTTCAGCACGCGTCCTCCCTGCCAGCTCATTCACAGGCTCCTGTCAGGGCAAAATTCACCCGGGTGAGCAGCTCcttgcctgctgcctgcactgctgggcACATCTTTGCTCAGAAAGGCAGTCTATTGGCTTTGGGAGAAAATGATGTACGAGTCTTGAAacaggctgtcctggtttcagctgggatagagttaattgtcttcctagtagctggtacagtgctatgttttgagttcagtaggagaagaatgttgataatacactgatgttttcagttgttgctaagtagtgtttagactaaagtcaaagatttttcagtttctcatgcccagccagcgagaaagctggaggggcacaagaagttggcacaggacacagccagggcacctgacccaaactggccaacaaggtattccataccatgggacgccacatctagtataggaactgggaagtgtgtgtgggggggaatcgccgctcaaggactagctgggtgttgctCAGCAGGTGCTGAccaattgccctgcgcatcatttgtacattccactccttttattattactgttgtcattttattagtgttatcattatcagtattagtttcttcttttctctgctattaaaccattcttacctcaacccacgagttttacttctttttccaattttctcccccatctcgCTGTgttgggggggagtgagtgagcggctgcgtggtgcttagttgctggctggggttgaaccacGACACAGGCACTGAGCTCTCCACGTCTGCTGCACAAGGCAGCTTATGTTTTCAGATTACCAGGGAGGTGCAGATGACTGCACAGAAAGAAAGCTTTTCTGACAAACTCATCACTGCATTCTCTAATTCACCTGCCTGTCCCATCAGACTGCTGCCCTGGCTTCCTGCAATATGAACACTGGTGTCTGCGTGATGGTTGGGGTACCAGCTTCTGGTTCAGTGATTTCCATCGATCCTATGCTTCTGCTGTCTGGGCGTACATGGAAGGGGACTCTGCTCGGAGGTATGAAACTTAGTAGAACAGTTTAGACATTTCAGACTTTTCCTTTCACGgtaatttcaaaatgtctgtGGAACAGGTACCCTTCAGGGCATATGAGTAACTCTCCCCTTGAAAATGAGTTTCCTATCTGAGCAATGTCCTCAGCTGTAGGACAAAAGACACTTTTCCTCATAGACATTATTCACTAAGCTATTGGTCACAAAGAATAGTTCAAGCTTGACAATGTCCCAGGAAGCCTCTTTGAGAGAGTTTTCAAGAAAAACCCAACTAAAGAGGAGCGCTGCATTTCCACTGTATATATAGGCATGAAACATGCTAATGAACCTGTAACTGTTTCATACAGTTCCAATGCACACAACTGTCCACTCTAGCCCACTCTCATCCCAAGGAGAGGGAAATTTCTTACAAGATAAAGGCAGCAGAACTGGTCGCTCAGTCCTGATCCTCACAGCAAGACTACCTTACCAAAACAGCATTTCTCTGATTATTCACTGCGGGTGCCTTCTCCCGTTTCTAGGTTGGAAGATGAGAGATTGTATTGCTACATTAGTTTCCAGCTATTTGGAGAAGAAATTCAACTCAGACGTGCTAATCTCGCACACGCTGCCGATCGCTAAAGTGAATGAAGGGTTTGAGTTGTTACGTGCAGGAAAAAGGTGAGACCCTGACTAGCAGGAGTGAGGTACAGCAAACGCCACCTCCACCTAAAATTCAAACAGCCCAAACGCTCTGGCAGGCAAAGCATGCAATACTGCCTTCTCAAAAAGGATCTGAGCCTTTTGAGGAAGCAGGGTCCAGAGCCGTGTGTCGGAAGGCTCTGCCATAACCCGGAGGGAAGAGCCCACGCTCAGCACAGGGAACCCTCCTGCTCACGGTTTGGCTCAGCAGAGGTCCcgcagccccagcactgccctgaaGCCAGCACAGGCCCTCAGACGCCAACATCTCGGGGCACTGTTTGAAAGCACAGGACAGGTGACGGAGAACGAGAAGTAAGGGGCATCTTTGGTGACAAGAGCATAAAAGCCAAAGAAAGGAAGACCGTAtcttacagcagcagcagaagagctatGGGGAGGGACATAGTGCCTTAGCTCTGAGGGGTTCCCTTCAGCAGGGTTTTGAAGGCTGCCCTGTTGCTGCATGTCCCATGCAGCTGAGTTAGGAAGAGGCTGGATGAGAAAGAAGGCGGCGGGTCTTCAGGCACACCTGCCTGCTCCTGAACGCTCCCAGCCACAGCACTTGTaactcctcccttcctttccactTTTCAGTATTCGCTGCGTCCTGCTCTTTTGAAGGACACAGCCACTGCGGGTGGAGCGGAGGGACCAGCGCAGAGACGCTCTCCAGGCACGGGCCCTTCTCGCCCTGCACCTCACTTTGTGGCGTGCAAGGAGACAAGAACAAGGAACTCGCCAACGCTGGTGCCGCTGCCAGAACTCCCGC
The Haliaeetus albicilla chromosome 1, bHalAlb1.1, whole genome shotgun sequence DNA segment above includes these coding regions:
- the LOC104310967 gene encoding alcohol dehydrogenase 1 — translated: MATSGKVIRCRAAVAWAVGKPLSVEEVEVSPPKAGEVRVKIVATSICRTDDHVLEGCFPNVVFPVIPGHEGAGIVESVGEGVTSVKPGDKVIPLCLPQCGECSFCLNPESNYCLKSHVSEPQNLLPDKTSRFTCKGKQIHHFLWVSTFAEYTVMPEYAVAKIDTAAPLDKVCLLGCGFPTGYGAAINTAKVKPGSTCAIFGLGGVGLSVVMGCKAAGASRIIAIDINKDKFAKAKKLGATDCISPHDFKKPIQEVLTEMTGHGVDYSFEAIGHVDTLTAALASCNMNTGVCVMVGVPASGSVISIDPMLLLSGRTWKGTLLGGWKMRDCIATLVSSYLEKKFNSDVLISHTLPIAKVNEGFELLRAGKSIRCVLLF